Part of the Musa acuminata AAA Group cultivar baxijiao chromosome BXJ2-7, Cavendish_Baxijiao_AAA, whole genome shotgun sequence genome is shown below.
AGGTTGTTGACACCGACAAGAGTCTTAGTAACGatataagcaaaaaaaattattctaaaattTTAGAATTTATGAAATGACGATATGAAAAAGATGAAGGGTTTTGTTAGATCACTAATAATCAACATAAAATTGTATCAGATTTCATGaacataaattttaattaatttttttattttaaatataataagtttaaataaataaaataattaatattagtgataaAAAGAAATGTtagatgcaaaaaataaataaaaattaaaaaaataagaatttaaatattttaaatttaattaaatatataattgttTATATATGTGACGATAAAAGATCAATGTAATTGTAAATGATCCCAAATAGTTAAAGTTACATTTAATTTAAGAGTCAAACTTGGATGCTTTACTAtggataataattatattttttatgattccgATCCTAATACAAACTCTATAAAAACTTTCTAAATGATTTTTCATGACCGTTCGGCTCACTTTTTGCTCTATCATTTTTGTCATCGACAATTGATCACATCAACTCCTGAGATTAGAAGATTACAGGAGGAGGTGGAATATGTATTCGATTCATTTTaatcaaggaaaaaaaaaggatttttattaaaaaattcacTACTGGGATtaaaaaaagaatgaaataaatagttttgatagaatattttacaACTTACCTAATAATTATAATAtggtcttttttttttacatcatctTTTCAATATGACGGAATTTATTGGACATTAGTgaaataattttagaaaatattttgttATTAAATCAGTAATTACAaaactatttttttatataaaatatgtcTTAACTCCAAACTCACTAAAtgaatattaaaattcttatatacTTTATATGAATAGTAAATTTCTTACATGTTTGTTAATAAAAACACGTGTAACATCTCGATTaaataagattaacttataaagaAATAATGAGTGAGTGtactattataaattttaatctagatattttgataaataatttagaCTAAATAAAGTTAATAGATCAATTATCTCATCAGACTCGGATCATGATATTTAGTATTATAACCGAATATAGTGAAAGGGCtcgaatacaaaataattattcATAGATTAAGATTAGTAGAAATAGATAAACATAAAATTAACTCATAAGGTTCTCATGAGTATATAATCATAAATTTTAGTTTTGATGCAGTCTACCTTTCGCCTAAGTGAAATTTTCCTACTATTAATCtctgaagaaaaaaaagaaaaaagacaaaGCACTCTTGGCAATTTATCGAACACATGGAATGCTCAAAGTTCTCTTTTCTTACAATAAGAAATAAGAGGAAACATGACACTTGAAAGGTTAATTCGAGGGGTAAATATTCTCCATGAAATCAAACAATCGAAAGGTGTCAAAAAGAGATTCTTTGTCCATCACACAACAGCTAaaggttttctttttcttattagaaaagagaaagaaatatttGATTATTCTGACTAAAAGGTGAAGAATCAGTGCAAATAGTCACATCAATGGGAATGTATAAATCATCACTGTATGTTTGCCAAGATTTCTTCATCTTATATAGTGGTGGAATTCAAAGATAACAGTAGGCTTCATTATTTATAGATCAGAGAGTggcattaaaataatttttttttcattatcattttctctcttatatacaaaatcatatgtcagTCATATAATAACAATATGTTAGCCTAATTTTACTAAgatgaattttgatttaatatttcAATATGTAACATGAATTTTATCTTAATACAGAGATGAAAAACAGTTTGTTTCTTTAGTTCTCTACCATTCATTTCCACAATACTACAACAAGAAGTATAGTCTCTTCTAATTATAAAATTACTATACCTTAAACATTGATTTAATGATAATGTACCAAATATATTTTGAAGGTTGACTAAGAAAGACTTTGATAGAAATTTTACCTTCACTACTTACctttgtaataaaaaataaaaaataaaaaagatgattATTGGACAGTTTTAGGTTTTATATAGAAGGGGGCAGTGATTCAAACACAAATTAAACTAATGATCTTTTCATCAAAGTCTAAGTACTGGTTATGTTTGACACATGAAATAGGTCAGTCTTAGAGGGACAGGAATGCCAATTTCTTAGTATCTTAATTAACATAAATGGATGAAAATTGCAAGTACATTTATGTCATTTGATAGACATGAAATATGAATAATGTCTTGAAGTTGATTAGGGTTGCTTATAACCATTTGCCCatttggtttgtgaaaccacagTTTATCCACTTAAATTTAATAGGTTCaaagttcttttttgttttttgttggaTTTTGAGCCTATCATATGTTTGCTATTGTCTaacaaaagggaaaaaaataatgAACATGATTCATTTGTTTTCATTATCATGCAAATATCGTATAGGTGTTTTAAATGCATTACATAATAAGGATTATAAGTACACAAAAAAGAGAAGAATGAATGAAAGTAAATTTCATAGTTCTTAGAGACTCAACAAATCATTTCTCCACCAACTTAATGTTGGAGCTTTGAGTTCAAAGCTTTTAGTTACTGTTAGAGCTTATATTTAGTGTTGTTTTCTAGTAGAATATAGCTTTAGGGATGCTAACTTGTTGGTCACTTGCATTTGTTTTTGTGCTCGATTGAATTCTTTATTCCTTCGACTCCTAATCAGTAATAttcccacatatatatatatatatatatataaaataagagAACTTTTACGTGGAGCTATCATTCCATCATCTCCTAGAGAGGTTGCTAACACATATTATACCAAGATCACTTATGCAGCTATATGGCATATTTTGGAGTGACCATTTACCACTAAGCTTTTGAGGAAAAGGCAGTCGACGAACATGTCTTCTATGATTTAGGAGATACAGGTGAAGATCATGGCTTGTTCGAGTGTAAGTTCGCATTGTGTTGCTTGAGAGCTCgagtaagaagaggaagaaagagtgGAGGAGTCGTGTGTGGATCGGCTCCTGAACAAAAGTCGACATGATCGTCCTCAAACCCCAAAAGCACATGAACTACTTGAGAAACGCTATCATCACAAtcatctctcacacacacacttcGCTACTGAAGTCATCCAGTGTTGATGGAAAGGAAGGCAAACATGTGGGATCCAGCAGTCATCTgatgttcctcctcctcctcctcctcctcctcctccctttccgaAGAGAAGGCAAGGCTAGCTGTTGCTGCATGAGATGGAACTTGGAAGCAAAGCCAGTCATGCCTCTGCCACAGGTTTGCTTGCAGAAGAGGCTTCTTTTGAACCCGGCTAGCTGACACATGAAACAAGCAATGAATCCACTCTACCGCCCGCAGTGATCTCGCcaaaaggaaaagagagagagagagagaaggaagggtTGTGCATGATTTCGGTTCAAGGCTTTTGCTTTCCTCGTAGATATGTTCAGAAGGGCAAAGTACAACCTTCTACCGCTTAAGAAGAAAGTAGGTTTTGTTTTGTCTTCCTCTCCGCTTTGATGGTTTGCTGCTTTTAAGGCACTCCTCCCACCTTTCTTCCCCGAGGTTAAAGCCTATCCCCCAAGCCATTCAAGTCAAAAAGTACGCACttgctctctctccctctctctctcgtctCTGCCAACGATGCCTCAGCGATGCGTACCGCTCGGCGCAGAAGCAAGAAGACGCAGGGAAGAATGCAGCGAGAGAGACGAAAAAGGCGAGGGAGAGGAGATCGAGCAAGCAGCAGATCGCGTGCGTATCTCCCCTGGTGCACTCCGGCTCTCCGACCCCACTCGGAAGAAGAAACCCTAGCcattcaactctctctctctctctttttttcccttttattaTAACCCCAAAGATTAAAGAAAGATAACACAAGAAGAGCACCACAACATTGTCCCCTAAAACACCTACAGAAAGGTGGCAAGGCGATCTTACTCGCATCCACGCATGCAACCGGCTCTATCGCATGAGAATTCTCTCTGGTGCGGAGCCATCACCAACTCAAGGAGGGAACCATATGCTGAACCAAAAGGACAGTACAGATTTAATACAAGAGAAGCAGGATGACAACTACAGATACATAAATTCGACCTGAGAACTAAGTTTCAATATTGTTTACCGCAATGCCGTAACTATGACACCCGACCAAAGAAAGCTAAGAGAGCATCAAATCTTGTCTAAAGACTATTAAGATCATgaccagagagagagaaagagaaagagagagagaggagtcttGGAGTAGGGAAAACAAAGAGGGGTGGAATGGAGGGAAGCTTCAGTATGGCGGCGGGGGTGGGGGGCGGGCGGTGGGCGCCCAAATGACGTCCGATGGGAGGTGGCTGCTGTAGAGAGACATGCCGCTCGACACTGCAGCCGTTGGCGACGGCCCTTGGTGGCGCCGCTGGCTATGatcatgctgctgctgctgccgctgaggTTGTTGTTGGGTGTACATGTGCTGCTCGTGCTCCTCCATGTCGCCACCGCCTCCGCCGGAGACCGAGACGGAGACCGATACGTCGTCCTCCACCGGGAGCCGGTGGAAGGTGGGGTTCGAGAACGCCGCCGCCACCACGACCACCATCCCCGCGGCCACCAGTGGCCCTGCCACCGTGCCCCCCACGATCTGTCCCTGCGGCCCCGCCAGCGATATCGAGAGCCCGCCGGCCGCGGCGGGGCACAGCGCCTCCATCGCCGGGGGCAGGAACGTGGCCGAGATGGACAGGATCTCGAACCGCCCTCGAAACACGATCGTGGCCGGAGCCCCCGCCGACAGCGGCGCCCCTCCGAGGTGCGGCTGGCGTAGCGTGACGTTCGCGACGGCGCCGGTGCCAGAGAGAACGCAGATTCCGAGGTTCCGGCGGCGGGAGAACCCCGCGAGGGAGTCGACCACGTCGTGCCCCGCGGGGATCTCCAGCACGTGCGGCCGCATCGCCGCCGAGGGCTCCGCTTCCCTGGTGATCACCACCGGCAGCTTCGGCTTATTCTTGGACCCCGGCGGCCGCCCCCGCGGTCTCTTGACCACCTCGATTGTCGATCCATCtccccttgttttctccttctgcTCATCGAGCTTTGGCTTCTTGCTCTCCCCGCTGCTCCTGCCGCTGTCGACTTCATCAGACAGGCTCTTCTGCTGCTGCGGCtgccgttgctgctgctgctgctgctgctgctgctgaagatAATGGTGCTGGAAGAGCTTGTCCTTCATGTTGCCGGTGAGAAACCTAAGAACATAAAACAGTTCAAAGAAACTGTAGCGGAAGACTTCAGAGGGCCTTTTTTTTTATGTAGAACAGTATACGGAtggagaagaaaaaggaggaaaTGGTAGTGAGGGGATGTTTGTTTGCGGTTGCACTTTGAGAgcaattagagagagagagagagagagagagagagagagagagaggtgtttgATTGATGGTTAGAATAGTAGGGAGGGGTGGGTCCTTCAGGGTTGAATGGGATGGAGGAGAGGGGTCTTAAAAGAAGGATGCAAGGAAAACTTAAAAGGAAGGGTGAGCAGAGAGAGGAGATGATACGAGAGAAGAGGGCAGAGGCTGGTAGTTGGTGAACTCTCTCTATATTTTGAGCTTTCTTTCTCACTGCCTTCCCTTCTTTGCTTGTGGACCTTTTGACatttcacagagagagagagagagagagagagagagagagagagagagatggggggtTTTCCCTTATGTTTTGTCTCCACATGAGCCACTCTATTGTCCTATTTTGTATTTTGTGGTGGATAAGAATACAGGATTTGTATCTTAGAAGAAGCTAACAAAAATACATCCATCATATTCAAAATCACCAACTAttagctaattatatattttccACAAACAAATGTGAAATTGGATTTATTTTCATTAAATGCTTGTTATTATAGAAATTAACTAATTTTGGTAGTTTGAGATCTAATTGGTTGTATAACAAATTGCACTTCTGCAAATTACTAATGCTATTTCTTGGTAAAAAAAGAAGCCTCCTTTTAATGCAAATAAGTCCAATTGTTTTTATGCAAATACGAAAACAAAGTAAGATTTTGTTTTCGTTTATTTTCTTGAGACTATTAATATATTTCCTAAAATAATAAAGTATATTTGTATAAAATTgaactttttgagaagttagatttGGAGTTCTACACCATCTTTGTCTCTTGTGTGGTTGACTTGAGAAACATAATCTATCTATTATAGGTTTTGTAAGTATTTTTAAAATCCTAAAATGAGTTCATTCGAAGGATAAAGAATCCAAATATAAAAAGAAATTGagagaaaaatcttaaaatttat
Proteins encoded:
- the LOC103992222 gene encoding AT-hook motif nuclear-localized protein 28-like, with product MKDKLFQHHYLQQQQQQQQQQRQPQQQKSLSDEVDSGRSSGESKKPKLDEQKEKTRGDGSTIEVVKRPRGRPPGSKNKPKLPVVITREAEPSAAMRPHVLEIPAGHDVVDSLAGFSRRRNLGICVLSGTGAVANVTLRQPHLGGAPLSAGAPATIVFRGRFEILSISATFLPPAMEALCPAAAGGLSISLAGPQGQIVGGTVAGPLVAAGMVVVVAAAFSNPTFHRLPVEDDVSVSVSVSGGGGGDMEEHEQHMYTQQQPQRQQQQHDHSQRRHQGPSPTAAVSSGMSLYSSHLPSDVIWAPTARPPPPPPY